A region from the Linepithema humile isolate Giens D197 chromosome 1, Lhum_UNIL_v1.0, whole genome shotgun sequence genome encodes:
- the Col4a1 gene encoding collagen alpha-1(IV) chain — protein sequence MTQLGLRFVATAVCLAGIASAQYNSTWSQKPPPVVPLDTARGDIHIGKPTNGSDDDGNSEWNYNTGFTDEGDYDTERRNYNSTGHHSPDERTRWNIHRNRSDPYDPRWYHRNRASQSGYDNRYPESGSSSGSRTDENRPDPGHSDGFDTYSGAGESERGGGSYNYQGGSSDPYGGSDPYGSRDPYGSRDPYGSRDPHRGGYGAGGADSYGRRTDDGRGGGRGDPYGGGRGSGDSHGGGRGSGDAYGGGRGSYGNYGEDNENYPSNFQVVPMPGAPRNCTGSGCCVPKCFAEKGSRGPPGIVGPQGPKGQRGFPGAEGLLGPKGEKGDPGPQGPHGAKGDRGKMGMPGFPGINGVPGIQGSPGSPGLPGRDGCNGTDGQPGHHGLPGEPGPRGYKGPQGSKGDKGQPAYAGAFPVGQKGEPGMDGVRGPPGPPGVQGDRGFSGLKGEQGPYGAPGVPGPKGAKGNMGLGFEGIKGEKGVKGEQGLPGTTAPIMPFEGTSEVTGPPGEQGLRGDKGEMGPEGQKGEPGFIGDHGIPGGPGHKGEKGLPGAPGIRGRDGFSGPPGPPGRKGDRGIDGLEGLSGRPGKKGEPGQDGPMGVPGLRGPPGPPGGGKGRPGPPGPKGPRGFPGPTGPRGTDGFPGDPGPRGPIGLQGGPGLPGIPGPEGFPGEKGGKGEPGLTGFPGGPGPRGFDGPPGPAGPRGPPGEKGLSIMGPKGIDGTPGFDGEKGQKGERGYGGVRGRPGDSLDGIPGIPGAPGEKGEAGVAGRDGLPGIPGAIGEKGDIGGRCIDCIPGLRGVKGDRGADGIPGLTGPRGPPGERGFPGESGVDGLPGAIGPPGPSGKDGIPGSPGPQGEPGTPATVTYNMLRLEKGDKGVRGELGRQGPPGPEGPAGEKGRPGFEGFPGLKGTPGDRGFPGQDGVPGRPGTPGRKGEKGLSIKGESGESGRPGSPGQKGEPGLYGSKGEPGQCPPLNTIKGFKGDRGLTGDKGEPGSPGEDGLPGDRGLQGFSGPPGAGGPIGAPGPVGPRGLPGPRGDKGNMGPMGFPGEPGREGPRGFPGAPAPKGDKGEPGISVKGSPGLAGPQGEKGEKGLPGPPGKEGPDGYPGLPGFAGEKGEIGAPGINGLPGAFGEKGDTGPVGPPGPPGVAGLPGTDGSKGEPGLPGEPGRSGLPGFPGAKGDRGEPGIDGPKGYPGRRGLPGTPGRPGVDGPPGIKGEHGDQGSPGFPGLPGMEGKPGRPGISGLKGDQGLPGASGLPGLIGYEGIKGDIGLPGLPGRKGEPGQVSEKGQKGEPGMPGIRGPQGPPGRDGIDGAKGEPGRPGIGRDGLPGLKGESGAPGRDGLPGLQGQKGDTGVRGFPGMKGDLGPSGVSGEPGPPGIDGLPGEIGDVGSPGSPGFPGLDGEIGSPGRPGLDGVKGDRGLPGLVGLPGIPGAFGDKGDRGPPGPTIQIKGEKGEPGIPGFPGGPGEKGDQGLLGIAGYDGEKGDRGLPGLEGEPGPHGAPGPKGEQGPSGIPGVSGITIKGEKGLPGLPGKHGRDGFPGRIGEKGELGLPGLPGPKGDAGPYGPIGPQGGKGDQGPPGLTGPPGRDGAPGLAGVPGFTGDKGSKGDQGLPGLYGAPGQKGESGPPGPNGLDGPPGERGERGWDGVNGLPGPVGEKGDRGYPGAVGLAGIIGYAGLKGDKGDDCIEPPMGPKGDRGYPGPAGPPGPSGEKGLPGPPGFPGLDGIKGAQGFIGPAGPPGLPGLPGPVGASGLPGLQGPVGSPGLIGEPGAPCETTPDYLTGILLVKHSQSQSVPVCEAGHIKLWEGYSLLYTDGDERAHSQDLGYAGSCVRKFSTIPFLFCDVNNVCQYASRNDRSYWLSTNSPIPMMPVEETAIEEYISRCVVCEVPANVIAVHSQSISIPECPAGWTGLWIGYSFVMHTGAGSQGGGQSLSSPGSCLEDFRATPFIECNGAKGHCHYYSNQYSFWMVTIEDGQQFRSPEKQTLKAGNLRSRISRCQVCIKNT from the exons CAATATAATTCCACATGGTCGCAGAAACCGCCTCCGGTCGTGCCGCTGGACACAGCACGAGGTGATATTCATATCGGAAAGCCCACAAACGGTAGCGATGACGATGGTAATTCGGAATGGAATTACAACACTGGGTTCACGGACGAAG GAGACTACGATACGGAAAGGCGGAACTACAATTCTACTGGTCATCACAGTCCCGACGAGAGGACTCGATGGAATATTCACAGAAACAGGAGCGATCCTTACGATCCTCGATGGTACCATCGCAATCGAGCATCGCAGAGCGGCTACGACAATAGGTATCCTGAAAGTGGCAGTTCCTCAGGATCCAGAACTGACGAAAATCGACCGGATCCCGGTCACAGCGACGGATTCGACACGTATAGCg gcGCCGGCGAAAGTGAGCGGGGAGGAGGATCCTACAACTATCAAGGAGGATCTAGTGATCCTTATGGCGGCAGCGATCCTTATGGAAGTCGTGATCCTTACGGAAGTCGTGATCCTTACGGAAGCCGTGATCCTCACAGAGGAGGCTATGGGGCGGGAGGTGCGGATTCTTATGGTCGAAGAACCGACGACGGTCGCGGCGGTGGTCGTGGCGATCCTTACGGAGGAGGTCGCGGCAGTGGCGATTCTCACGGAGGAGGTCGCGGCAGTGGCGATGCTTACGGTGGCGGCCGTGGTAGTTATGGCAATTATGGCGAGGACAACGAAAATTATCCGAGTAATTTTCAAGTAGTGCCTATGCCTGGGGCACCTCGAAACTGCACTGGATCTGGGTGCTGCGTACCCAAGTGTTTCGCCGAGAAAGGATCACGG GGACCGCCAGGAATAGTCGGACCGCAAGGTCCTAAAGGACAACGAGGATTTCCAGGAGCAGAAGGTCTTCTAGGACCCAAAGGTGAAAAAGGAGATCCCGGCCCGCAAGGTCCACATGGTGCGAAAGGTGACAGa gGAAAAATGGGTATGCCTGGCTTTCCCGGTATAAACGGTGTGCCGGGAATACAAGGATCTCCAGGATCCCCTGGTTTGCCTGGTCGTGATGGTTGCAACGGAACAGAT GGTCAGCCCGGCCATCATGGTCTTCCCGGAGAACCCGGACCTCGTGGTTATAAAGGTCCACAGGGTTCTAAGGGAGATAAGGGTCAACCAGCGTACGCCGGTGCTTTCCCGGTGGGTCAAAAGGGTGAACCTGGTATGGACGGTGTAAGAGGTCCCCCCGGTCCTCCTGGAGTGCAAGGAGACCGGGGTTTCTCTGGTTTAAAGGGCGAACAAGGTCCTTAT GGTGCTCCAGGCGTGCCAGGTCCGAAAGGTGCGAAAGGAAATATGGGTCTTGGATTCGAAGGGATAAAGGGAGAAAAGGGTGTGAAGGGAGAACAAGGACTTCCGGGTACAACCGCGCCCATTATGCCGTTCGAAGGAACCTCGGAAGTCACGGGTCCGCCCGGAGAACAAGGATTAAGAGGAGACAAA GGTGAAATGGGACCGGAAGGACAAAAAGGAGAGCCAGGATTTATAGGTGATCATGGCATACCTGGAGGACCAGGCCACAAAGGAGAAAAAGGTCTTCCAGGAGCTCCAGGCATTCGT GGTAGAGATGGTTTCTCTGGACCTCCTGGGCCTCCTGGACGAAAGGGCGATCGAGGTATTGACGGATTGGAAGGACTTTCTGGACGACCCGGCAAAAAAGGAGAACCCGGCCAGGATGGACCTATGGGAGTTCCAGGATTGCGAGGACCTCCTGGTCCGCCGGGa GGCGGTAAAGGAAGGCCGGGACCACCAGGACCGAAAGGACCACGTGGTTTTCCAGGACCTACGGGGCCGCGAGGAACAGATGGTTTTCCGGGAGATCCAGGACCGAGAGGTCCCATAGGTTTGCAAGGAGGCCCTGGTTTACCTGGAATTCCAGGTCCAGAAGGTTTCCCCGGAGAAAAGGGCGGAAAGGGTGAGCCTGGCTTGACCGGATTTCCCGGAGGTCCAGGACCGCGTGGATTCGACGGACCACCCGGACCGGCAGGACCGCGAGGACCGCCAGGAGAGAAGGGATTGTCGATAAtg GGTCCGAAAGGAATAGATGGAACGCCCGGTTTCGACGGAGAGAAAGGTCAAAAGGGAGAACGAGGTTACGGAGGTGTTCGAGGTCGACCGGGAGATTCTCTGGATGGTATTCCAGGAATTCCGGGTGCACCGGGTGAAAAAGGAGAAGCGGGAGTGGCAGGAAGAGACGGCTTACCGGGTATTCCTGGAGCAATTGGAGAGAAAGGAGATATCGGCGGTCGTTGCATAGATTGTATACCGGGACTGCGAGGCGTTAAAGGAGACCGTGGTGCAGACGGTATTCCAGGACTTACTGGACCTCGAGGACCGCCAGGAGAACGCGGTTTCCCTGGAGAATCCGGCGTCGATGGTTTACCGGGAGCGATTGGACCGCCAGGACCATCA GGAAAAGATGGTATACCCGGTTCTCCAGGACCTCAAGGTGAGCCTGGAACCCCAGCAACGGTGACATATAATATGCTTAGATTAGAGAAGGGAGATAAAGGAGTGCGCGGAGAACTGGGTCGACAAGGCCCGCCAGGACCAGAAGGACCTGCGGGAGAAAAGGGCAGACCTGGATTCGAAGGTTTTCCGGGACTCAAAGGAACGCcg GGAGATCGAGGGTTTCCTGGACAAGATGGAGTTCCAGGAAGACCGGGCACGCCTGGACGTAAAGGAGAGAAAGGATTAAGTATAAAAGGTGAATCCGGTGAATCAGGTCGACCAGGATCTCCAGGACAAAAGGGAGAACCTGGTTTATATGGCTCTAAAGGAGAACCTG GTCAATGCCCGCCACTGAACACAATCAAAGGCTTTAAAGGCGATCGTGGTTTAACCGGTGACAAGGGAGAACCTGGATCACCCGGTGAAGATGGATTACCTGGTGATAGAGGATTGCAAGGTTTCTCA ggTCCACCTGGTGCAGGCGGTCCTATCGGTGCTCCTGGCCCAGTGGGTCCACGTGGTTTACCAGGTCCGCGCGGTGACAAGGGTAACATGGGGCCGATGGGTTTCCCAGGAGAACCTGGCCGAGAAGGACCTAGAGGTTTCCCGGGCGCTCCGGCTCCGAAGGGTGACAAGGGAGAGCCTGGAATATCAGTCAAGGGTAGTCCTGGTTTAGCAGGTCCTCAGGGTgaaaagggagagaaaggCCTGCCTGGACCACCAGGAAAAGAAGGTCCGGATGGCTATCCGGGATTACCAGGTTTTGCTGGCGAGAAAGGAGAGATCGGCGCACCGGGAATAAATGGCTTGCCTGGAGCGTTCGGTGAGAAAGGAGATACCGGTCCAGTCGGCCCACCTGGTCCTCCAGGAGTCGCCGGTCTTCCGGGAACCGACGGAAGCAAAG GCGAACCAGGATTACCGGGAGAACCTGGTAGATCGGGTCTTCCTGGATTCCCTGGAGCGAAAGGTGATCGCGGTGAACCAGGTATCGACGGACCAAAAGGATATCCTGGCAGACGAGGTTTGCCTGGTACTCCAGGTAGACCTGGCGTGGATGGTCCACCGGGTATAAAGGGGGAACACGGTGATCAAGGTTCACCAGGATTCCCAGGATTACCGGGTATGGAAGGAAAGCCTGGACGTCCTGGAATATCAGGTCTGAAAGGAGATCAAGGATTGCCTGGCGCGTCAGGTTTACCAGGTCTTATCGGTTACGAAGGAATTAAGGGCGATATTGGTCTACCTGGTCTACCG GGAAGAAAAGGAGAGCCGGGTCAAGTTTCGGAAAAAGGACAGAAAGGTGAGCCAGGAATGCCTGGAATACGAGGTCCTCAAGGTCCACCAGGACGCGATGGTATCGATGGAGCGAAAGGTGAGCCTGGCAGACCAGGCATCGGTCGTGATGGATTGCCTGGATTGAAGGGTGAGTCAGGCGCACCAGGTCGGGACGGATTACCAGGCTTGCAAGGCCAAAAAGGTGATACCGGCGTACGAGGATTCCCCGGAATGAAAGGCGATTTG gGTCCATCAGGTGTTTCCGGAGAACCAGGACCACCCGGTATAGATGGCCTTCCTGGAGAAATTGGTGATGTTGGATCACCGGGATCACCTGGTTTCCCTGGACTTGATGGTGAAATAGGTTCTCCTGGACGACCTGGACTTGATGGTGTCAAAGGAGATCGCGGTTTACCag GACTCGTCGGATTGCCTGGCATTCCTGGAGCCTTTGGAGACAAAGGAGATCGCGGCCCTCCGGGACCAACAATACAGATTAAGGGAGAAAAAGGTGAACCAGGTATTCCTGGATTCCCTGGAGGACCAGGTGAGAAAGGAGATCAAGGTCTGCTCGGTATCGCTGGTTACGATGGCGAGAAAGGTGACAGAGGTTTGCCTGGACTCGAAGGAGAACCGGGACCTCATGGTGCCCCTGGACCTAAAG GCGAACAAGGACCTTCTGGTATTCCTGGCGTTTCTGGAATTACGATAAAGGGCGAGAAGGGTTTGCCTGGTTTACCAGGTAAGCACGGTCGAGACGGTTTTCCAGGACGAATCGGAGAGAAAGGTGAACTAGGATTACCTGGCCTGCCTGGACCGAAAGGAGATGCTGGTCCTTATGGACCGATTGGACCACAAGGAGGAAAAGGAGATCAAGGACCGCCGGGTTTGACCGGACCACCAGGACGCGACGGAGCTCCAGGTCTTGCAGGCGTACCAGGATTTACTGGAGATAAAGGTTCGAAGGGTGATCAAGGACTGCCTGGATTGTACGGCGCCCCAGGACAGAAAGGAGAATCCGGTCCGCCAG GACCGAATGGATTGGATGGACCTCCAGGAGAGAGAGGCGAGCGCGGTTGGGACGGAGTGAATGGTCTACCTGGACCAGTTGGCGAGAAAGGTGATAGAGGTTATCCTGGTGCAGTTGGATTGGCGGGTATTATTGGTTACGCAGGTCTGAAAGGAGACAAAGGTGACGACTGTATCGAGCCGCCGATGGGACCTAAAGGCGATCGCGGATATCCTG GACCGGCTGGCCCGCCTGGCCCGTCAGGAGAAAAAGGACTTCCAGGTCCGCCTGGCTTCCCCGGCTTAGACGGTATCAAAGGCGCTCAAGGTTTCATCGGTCCAGCAGGACCTCCCGGATTACCGGGATTACCGGGACCAGTCGGTGCGTCCGGTCTGCCGGGTCTTCAAGGTCCTGTCGGTTCGCCAGGACTTATCGGTGAGCCCGGCGCGCCCTGCGAAACGACGCCTGATTATCTTACCGGTATCTTGCTGGTCAAGCATAGTCAAAGTCAAAGCGTGCCAGTTTGCGAGGCTGGCCACATCAAGCTTTGGGAAGGATACAGTTTACTCTACACCGATGGCGATGAAAGAGCGCATTCTCAAGACTTAG GTTACGCCGGCTCGTGCGTAAGAAAGTTCTCGACAATACCTTTCTTGTTCTGCGACGTCAACAACGTCTGTCAGTACGCTAGTCGCAATGATCGTTCTTATTGGTTATCGACTAATAGTCCAATTCCCATGATGCCTGTCGAAGAGACGGCGATAGAAGAATACATCTCCAG GTGCGTGGTGTGCGAAGTTCCGGCTAATGTGATAGCAGTACACAGTCAATCGATAAGCATTCCAGAATGTCCGGCAGGATGGACCGGTCTTTGGATCGGTTATAGTTTTGTTATG CACACCGGCGCAGGTTCTCAGGGCGGTGGTCAGTCCCTGTCGAGTCCTGGTTCCTGCCTCGAGGACTTCCGCGCCACACCGTTCATCGAGTGCAACGGCGCCAAAGGACACTGCCATTACTATTCTAATCAGTACAGCTTCTGGATGGTGACCATAGAAGATGGCCAGCAGTTCAGAAGCCCCGAGAAACAAACTCTAAAGGCGGGCAATCTTAGGTCCCGAATAAGTCGCTGCCAAGTTTGTATAAAGAATACGTAA